One Arachis hypogaea cultivar Tifrunner chromosome 2, arahy.Tifrunner.gnm2.J5K5, whole genome shotgun sequence genomic window, TGAAGAAATTTTAGATATGTGATGAAGCGAGTTATTATCTCTGTGTGCTTTGTCTTCCTTAGAACCTACTACCAACATTTGTAACATTTTTTGTGTTCCCTGTGTTTCTTGAATTTATTGCGTGGTGAGTCTATGGTATGCTCCTATGTGTCCTTGTGCTCTTTGTTGCTTCTTCTATGCTTCTTTCTaggtatttatataatttatcaaCTGCATTATGCTCAATTTCAATATTAAATTTGAGGGGCCAGTTTCCCATCATGTGGCTTGCCTGTCACCAAATGATATTCTTGAATGGCGTAAGTTTGTATGAGTTAATTGCTCATATCATTGATGTTGTACTACTATagttaaaaagacaaaaaattgTGTTGAACCGTTGTTCTGTTCATTTATCAATGTTGTAGACTTATAGATCCTATGATCAACAGGTCATAGCGAAGGTGTGCAACAATCTTACATTTGTTGCTAGGTTCACCCTCCTCGTTACCATTGATATTGTCAATTAAAATGGAAAAGATTATATGTTGTGATGTCAGCtgcttaattttaatttattcgttAGACTGGTCAATACTGATCTTATTCTAATAATGTCTTTGTTATATGTTGGAGGGAAGCGAAGGAACACCTTTTGCAGGTTTGTCAAGTTAGCAAATTGTGATTATTGCATTTCAGCACTTCACTTTTTTAGTTCTATTGAGATTTGTTATTTCAAAAATGTCCAAGCTTATGTATTGCTATCAATTCTTAGTTATGTTTTCCTCTTGTTAGGCGGACATTACTACGGAAAAAATCAAGTTTCCTCCGGAATACCCATATAAGCCTCTTGGAATCAGGTGATCCTTCTTGCTACTGTATGCTTGTCAATTCTCATTTCCAAATGTGTTTTATCATGATATCGACTCAATGTGTGCTTTCTATATTGTAGCATGACTATAACCTAATGGACGGTTCTTGACGCAGAAAAAGATTTGTTTATCTAAGTGATTATAAGTTCTTTTATCTGATATAGCACAAGTCAATTTACAGTATGAGATACTGGTTTTGATTTAATATTTCTGTGTCTTGTTGCCGCTGCAGTTCATCCTGAAGGTTGGAATCCTATGTGGTCTTTTTCAAGGTCAGATTGATTCCAGTTATGAAGTTCTGGATGTGATTTGTTTTTTAATCTTATGGTTTAACGTTTGGATTGTGGTTATTTCCTTTTACACAAGTAGCTTGTATCTGATAGTAATAGTAGATGTTTGATAACTGTTTTATACAGCTTTCTGATGGTCTATACTGAACTTTCTAATTTACGAATGCAGCATGCTTGGGGATTCTTTCATTCATGGTGAGTACGTTGTATCTTCTTCGTATTCTAATCAAATTCTAATTCTTTCCATTTCTTGTCATACTTCTTTCTTTGGAAGATAGTTGTCTTGCCTCACCAAATCAGAGCTAGGCATAGTGTGTTCTTGCACTTCATTCTTTATGGACAACAGCCCAACCATCGGCAGTATAAACACCACCACCACTGGGAAGCAGCGTTTAGCAAGATCTTCCCTTTCTTTCAATTGCAAGTCAGTCTATTGCATTATCCTTTCATGAATCACGATAGAATTTAGCAATGTCTCTACAATTTGTATCCCACTTTCGCCATTAACGCCCCTTGTTTTGATAATTTTTCCATGCAGGGCAATATTCAGGAAAATGTTCCTAAGTATGTGAAGAAGTAAACCAGGAGCAGCAGCTTTCTCAACAAGTTTCTCCCGAGCAGGCATCAGAAGCGGAGCCCGGCGACACAAGTTCAAAGGCTCTTTTGGAGAAGGGTTCAAATTCTAAGGAAGAAGGCACAAAAGAGTAGAGC contains:
- the LOC140178228 gene encoding uncharacterized protein yields the protein MSLLYVGGKRRNTFCRRTLLRKKSSFLRNTHISLLESVHPEGWNPMWSFSSMLGDSFIHVVLPHQIRARHSVFLHFILYGQQPNHRQYKHHHHWEAAFSKIFPFFQLQGNIQENVPKYVKK